In Clostridiales bacterium, the genomic stretch ATCGGGCTTGTTCAAAAAAACGATAGCGTTCACGCATAACGGCACGGACTACGCGTTCACAGTCAAGGGCGGAAAAACGCTTATTGAGTATTTCAAAATGATCGGATAAATAAACCTTACGGGAGAAATATAACATGGTAACAAAAGCAACGAAGCGCGCGCTGGTAAGCGTAAGCGACAAAACGGGCGTAGTGGAGTTCTGCAAAGAGCTCGAAACGCTCGGCTACGAAATCGTATCGACGGGCGGCACGCTCAAAGCGCTCGTCGACAGCGGCGTAAAAGCGATATCCATATCGGACGTCACGGGCTTTAAGGAATGTCTTGACGGCAGGGTAAAAACGCTCCACCCCGCCGTGCACGCGGGACTTCTCGCGCGCCGCGACGACCCCGAGCACATGGCAAGCCTTAAAGACATGGGCTACCGCACCATAGATCTCGTTGCGGTCAACCTCTATCCGTTCAAGCAGACGATAGAAAAGCCGAACGTAACGCTCGAAGAAGCTATCGAGAATATCGATATCGGCGGCCCGACCATGCTCAGGAGCGCGGCTAAGAACTACCGCGACGTGCTCGTCGTTTGCGAGCCCAAGGACTACAACGAAGTGCTTGACCGCATAAAGACGAACACCTGCGACCACGAGTTCCGTTTGTCGCTGTCGTACAAGGTATACCGCCACACCGCGGCGTACGACTCGCTCATCTCGTCGTATATGCAACAGCTTCTCGGCATAGAGTTCCCTGAGCATATCACGTTCGCGTACGACAAGGCGCAGGATCTTCGCTACGGCGAGAACCCGCAGCAGACCGCCGTGTTCTATAAAGAACAGACCGCGCGCGTCGGCGCGCTCACCGCGGCGGAGCAGATCTGGGGCAAAGAGCTCTCGTATAACAATATCAACGACGCTAACGGCGCGTTGGAATTACTCAAAGAGTTCGCGGGCACGCCCGCCGTCGTCGCGTGTAAGCACGCCAATCCTTGCGGCGTAGGCACGGGCAAAACGGTTCACGAAGCGTATATGCGCGCGTACAACTCCGACCCCGTATCGGTGTTCGGCGGCATACTCGCAATAAACGGCACGGTCGATAAAGCGACCGCCGAGGAAATAAATAAAATCTTTATCGAGATCGTCATGGCACCCGACTACACCAAGGACGCGCTCGAAGTTCTCGAAAGCAAAAAGAACATAAGGCTTTTGAAGATAAAGGATATCACGGCTAAGCGCGCCGCCAATGCGTACGATATGAAAAAAGTGTACGGCGGCTTACTCGTTCAGCAGTACGACGAAACGCTTATCGCGAACGAGGACATGAAGCTGTTCGAACGACCCGCCGAAGTCACGACCGAAACGTTACAGAGCGGCAAGACCAAAACGGTCTACGGCAACGGCGTAGTGACCGACCGCAAACCGACCAAGGAAGAAATCAACGCAATGATGTTCGCCTGGAAGGTTGTCAAGCACACCAAGTCGAACGCTATCGTTATCGGCAAGGACGGCAGAACGACGGGTATCGGCATGGGTCAGACCAATCGTATTTGGGCGGCGAAGCAGGCGATCGAGCACGCAGGCGAGGAAGCGAAAGGCTCGGTAATGGCGAGCGACGCGTTCTTCCCGTTCGACGACGTAGTACACGCCGCGATCGAAGCGGGCATTACCGCTATCATCCAACCCGGTGGATCTT encodes the following:
- the purH gene encoding bifunctional phosphoribosylaminoimidazolecarboxamide formyltransferase/IMP cyclohydrolase, whose amino-acid sequence is MVTKATKRALVSVSDKTGVVEFCKELETLGYEIVSTGGTLKALVDSGVKAISISDVTGFKECLDGRVKTLHPAVHAGLLARRDDPEHMASLKDMGYRTIDLVAVNLYPFKQTIEKPNVTLEEAIENIDIGGPTMLRSAAKNYRDVLVVCEPKDYNEVLDRIKTNTCDHEFRLSLSYKVYRHTAAYDSLISSYMQQLLGIEFPEHITFAYDKAQDLRYGENPQQTAVFYKEQTARVGALTAAEQIWGKELSYNNINDANGALELLKEFAGTPAVVACKHANPCGVGTGKTVHEAYMRAYNSDPVSVFGGILAINGTVDKATAEEINKIFIEIVMAPDYTKDALEVLESKKNIRLLKIKDITAKRAANAYDMKKVYGGLLVQQYDETLIANEDMKLFERPAEVTTETLQSGKTKTVYGNGVVTDRKPTKEEINAMMFAWKVVKHTKSNAIVIGKDGRTTGIGMGQTNRIWAAKQAIEHAGEEAKGSVMASDAFFPFDDVVHAAIEAGITAIIQPGGSLRDADSVKAANEAGIAMVFVGDRHFKH